Genomic window (Shewanella psychropiezotolerans):
CTTATTTATTGAAAGCTAAGGCGGTTCTCTGTCCCGGCCTTAAGATTAAATTCACTAACAAGCAGACGGACGAAGTTCAAGAGTGGTTCTATGAGAGTGGTTTAACTGATTATCTACAATCTTCGGTTAAAGATGCGCTTATGCTGCCTGAAGAGCCCTTTATTGGCAGTTTACAAGGTAATAATGAGGCGGTAGATTGGGCAATTACCTGGTTACCGGAAGGGGGAGAGTATCTTAACGAAAGTTATGTGAATCTTATTCCAACTCCCTTAGGTGGTACTCATGTGAATGGCTTCAGGCAAGGTCTGCTCGAGTCAATGCGTGAATTTTGTGAATTTCGTAACCTGATGCCCAGAGGCGTTAAACTAACCCCTGAGGATATCTGGGATCGCAGCAGTTTTATCTTGTCTATCAAGTTACTTGATCCGCAATTTTCCGGCCAGACCAAGGAAAAACTCTCCAGTCGTCAGAGTGCAGCGTTCGTTTCAGGCATTGTCAGAGATGCATTTAGCCTCTGGCTTAATACGAATACCGAGCAGGCTATGGCGTTGGCGGAGATGTGCATCAATAATGCTCATAAGCGCTTAAAGTCGGCTAAGAAGGTGGCCCGTAAGAAGGTGACGTCTGGTCCGGCACTGCCGGGTAAGTTGACCGATTGTAGTGGTCAAGACCCTATGCGTGGAGAGCTGTTTCTGGTGGAGGGAGACTCGGCGGGAGGCAGTGCGAAACAGGCTCGTGATCGAGAGTTTCAAGCTATTATGCCTCTGCGAGGTAAAATTCTTAATACTTGGGAAGTGGATGCCAGTCAGGTATTAGCGTCTCAGGAAGTACACGATATCTCGGTCGCGATAGGCTGTGATCCCGATTGCAGTGATATTTCCGAACTAAGGTATGGAAAAATCTGTATCTTAGCCGATGCCGATTCAGATGGACTGCATATTGCGACCTTGTTATGTGCTCTGTTTATGAAGCACTACAAAATTTTAGTCGAAAAGGGCCATATCTATGTGGCTATGCCACCTCTGTTTCGTATCGATGTAGGCAAAGAGATTTTTTATGCGTTAGACGAAGCGGAAAAGCAAGGCATACTGGATCGTATTGCTGCCGAGAAGAAGAAAGGTAAGGTTCAGGTGACTCGATTCAAGGGGCTGGGTGAGATGAATCCACTTCAGTTACGAGAAACCACCATGGACCCTAATACACGTCGTTTAGTGCAGTTGACCATAGATGATGTTGAAGACACCATAGCGCTTATGGATATGTTACTGGCCAAGAAACGCTCTGGTGATCGTAAGATATGGTTAGAATCTAAAGGTGATCTTGCTGATATTTAGTGAAATGCCTCCAGTCATTAGAATAATTAGAATAATTAGGCTTATAAAAAATAATGTTGTTGAATCAGAAAAAAAATCAACGAAGGTGGAGCTTACTGTTAGCTTATGTCGCAGTGCTGTTTAGCCCAAATTTACTGGCCACACAGCCCATGATGATCACTGTGACCAAAGGTTTCGGCTTAACCCTCTATGCCTCTGGACTTGGTGATGCTAAGCAGATGGCGTTGGGAGATAAGGGCACGCTATTTGTGGGTTCCCATAAGAAGGGCACCATAGTGGCTCTGGTCGATAGCAATGCCGATGGCCGAGTCGATAAGCGCTACACGGTAGCCAAAGGCTTAGATAATCCTGAAGCCATCGCCTTTCATCTTGGTGATCTTTATGTCGCCGTCGATGAAAAGATAGTTAGGTTTGTCGATATTGAGAACCGCTTGCGCCGCCCCGGACGGGGCAAGGAGGTCTATGACCGCCTCCCAGGACAGACCAATAAGAGCCGACGTGCGATGCACTTTGGCCCGGATGGTCGCTTGTATGTTGCTGTCGGTGCACCCTGTAATGTGTGTGAGGCTGTAGCGCCTTTCGGCAGTATTATCGCCATCGATATGGAGACCGGCAGTAGTGAGCAAGTCGCAACGGGCATTCGCAGTGTGACGGGCTTCGATTGGTCGCCTACGGATGATGCCTTATGGTTTGCCGATCTAGGGCGAGATTGGATGGGAGACAGACTTCCTCCCGATGAGATTAACCGGCTGGAAAAAACCGGGGAGCACTTTGGTTTTCCCTATATTCACGCCGCTTCGGTCATAGAGCCTGCCTACGATAAACCTAAGAACCTGAAGATCACTTTGCCTAATTTCGAATTACCAGCTCACGTCTCCCCAATGGGCTTGCATTTTTATCGCGGTCAGGCGTTTCCTGCTAAATATCATAATCAGATGTTTGTCGCCGAGAATGGTTCCTGGAATCGTTCGAGTAAAATTGGTTACCAGGTGGTGATGTTAGAGATTGAACAGCAGAAAGTCGTCAAGCGCAGTACTGTGGTCAGCTTCTTAGATGGCGGCTTTCCCGTAGCTAGGCCTTACGCTTTATTAACGGCTCCCGATGGAGCCATGTATATATCAGATGATCTTAAAGGCAATATTTACCGTTTGTATTACAAAGATATTGTTAAGAAAGAAACAGAACAAGCTGCGCAAGCAGAGGAAAATGAAAAATGAGTGATGCGATAGATTTAAGTCTCGATGGCGTAGAGCAGATGTCGATGCGCCGTTTCACGGAAGATGCTTATCTAAACTATTCAATGTACGTCATCATGGACCGGGCCTTGCCACATATTGGTGACGGATTGAAACCGGTTCAGCGTCGTATCATCTATGCCATGAGTGAGTTGGGCCTATCGGCTCAGTCTAAACATAAGAAATCAGCCCGTACCGTAGGTGATGTGTTAGGTAAATACCATCCCCATGGAGATAGTGCCTGTTATGAGGCTATGGTACTGATGGCGCAGCCTTTCTCATACCGATATCCCTTGGTCGATGGTCAGGGGAACTGGGGAGCACCGGATGATCCCAAATCATTCGCCGCCATGCGTTATACCGAAGCGAGATTATCGAAGTTTTCAGAGGTCCTGCTCAGTGAGCTAGGCCAAGGTACTGTCGATTGGGGAATTAACTTCGACGGCACGATGAAAGAGCCATTGGTGCTACCGTCTCGTCTGCCTCATATTTTGCTCAATGGTATTACCGGCATAGCCGTGGGTATGGCGACAGATGTACCGCCACACAACACCCGTGAATTAGTGGCTGCCTGTGTCGAATTACTGGATAACCCTAAAGCAGATCTCGAGCGCTTGATGGAGTTTGTGCCTGGACCCGACTATCCAACTGAGGCGGAGATCATTACCCCAGGGCGGATATCACTAAGATCTATTCGACAGGTAAAGGTTCGATAAAGGCGCGAGCCGTTTATGCTGTTGAGAGTGGCGAAATCGTCATCACCGCTTTGCCACATCAGGCCAGTGGCGGCAAGATTTTAGAACAGATTGCCGCGCAGATGCAGGCCAAGAAACTACCTATGGTAGTCGATCTCAGGGATGAATCTGACCACGAGAATCCGGTTCGTATCATTGTGGTGCCGCGCTCAAATCGTGTCGATTGTGATCAACTGATGGCCCACCTTTTTGCGACGACGGATCTGCAGAAAAATTTCCGAGTGAACCTGAATATTCTGGGGCTGAACGGTCGGCCTCAAGTCAAAGGGCTTAAACAGATCCTCACCGAATGGTTGGAGTTTCGTTTAACGACTGTGACTCGAAGAATCACCCACAGGTTGGATAAGGTCTTAGCCAGGTTACATATTTTAGATGCCTTGATGGTTGCCTTCCTTAATATCGACGAGGTGATCGAGATCATCCGCTATAAGGAGAATCCTAAGGCTGAATTGATGTCACGGTTCCAAATCACCGAGATTCAAGCCGATGCTATTTTAGATCTTAAGTTACGCCATCTGGCCAAGCTTGAAGAGGTGAAGATCAAATCGGAGCAGAATGAGCTGGAAGTCGAGCGAGACAAGCTAGAGTTGCTGCTTAGTTCAGATAGACGCCTGAAGACCTTAATTAAGAAAGAGTTAAAGCAAGATGGTGAGACCTATGGCGATGATAGACGTTCTCCTCTGGTGGAGCGTACCGAGTCTAAAGCCCTGACTGAGCAAGAGTTAGCTCCGGTAGAGGCCGTGACTGTCGTTTTGTCTGAGAAAGGTTGGGTCCGCTGCGCCAAGGGACATGATATCGATGGTAATACTCTGTCTTACAAGTCCGGTGATGGTTTTCTCTGTTCTGCGGTAGGTCGAAGCAATCAGCCTTCGGTATTTATAGGCTCAACCGGTAGAGCGTTTGCCACCGAGACTCATACCTTGCCTTCGGCGAGAAGCCAAGGAGAGCCAATAACCACACGTTTTAATCTGTCACCCGGCGAGGTGATGGAGCATCTCTTGCTTGGGGATGATGAGAAGTTCTATCTGTTGGCATCGGATGCTGGCTATGGGTTTGTTGGCTCATATAAAGATATGGTGTCCAGGAATAAAGCCGGTAAAGCCCTGCTCAGCCTACCGGCTAACGCTAAAGTGATTAAGCCTCAGTTGGTGGATAAGTCGAAAGTCGAGTCGATTCTGGCTATCACCAATGAAGGCAGAATGTTGTTATTCTCTATGGAAGCCCTGCCCCAGCTATCTAAGGGCAAGGGCAATAAGATCATAGGTATCCCAACTGAAAAAGCGAAGAATAGAGAAGAGTTGCTAATCCACCTGCATGTGGTACCCGAAGATACCTCAGTGACTCTCTGGGCAGGTAAGCGCAAGCTAACCCTGAAACCAAGCGATTTGGAGCATTATCGTGGTGAGCGAGGCCGGAGAGGGGCGAAACTGCCACGGGGATTACAACGTGTCGATAGTGTAGAGCTAGGCGATGGTAATAGTGAGGCTAGCGACTAAGCTAGTCTCTAGCCAGAAATAAAAAAAGCTGCCGATGGCAGCTTTTTATTTATATCAATTGGGAGAATTAGTTCGTTGCTTATCAGGCCACTTCGTAAAAGTTGGGCTCTATGTCCAGTTGTCTCTGGATTATTTGGCCAGCCATCTTAGTACATTTACCGCATTGACTCCCTACACCCAAACGCTTTTTCACATCAGCAAGTGAGACATCACCCTGGCTAACGGCTTCTTTTATTTGTGTATCGGTAACGGCGAAGCAAAGACAAACGTACATTGAGATAGGCCCCCTAATGAGATGACCGAATTATAAATGAAAATGATTCTCAATGCTAATATCAAAAATGTATAAGTCAAATATAAATCTGTGTGAGGGGGTTATACCAAAGTGTGAACGGCTGCTAAAAAAAGGAAAAACTGGCGCTTCTGACTATTCGATATAGAATTTATAATACCCTGAATAAAATTCGAGCTGCTAGGTGCGTGATTGGGTCCGATAAAGGAATGGAACTAATCGCACAAAACATTCTTTGGAGTGAAAAATGAGACAAAACCTGCCTGTTACCCAAAAAAATTATGACTATCCTTCAGACTGGATCTTGTTATCAACGACAGATACTTCGAGCATGATCAAGTATGCCAATCACTCATTTTGTGAGGTGGCAGGCTTCAGCTTAGATGAGCTGATGGGCGAGCCCCATAATTTGGTCCGCCATCCGGACATGCCACCACAAGCCTTCGAAGATCTCTGGAACACGATCAATGGTGGTAATCCCTGGAAAGGCTTAGTAAAAAACCGCTGTGCTAATGGTGATCACTACTGGGTGGATGCCTTTGTTACTCCAATAGCAGAGAATGGCAAGGTGATCGAGTTTCAATCTATCAGATCTAAGCCTAAGAATGAGCAGGTACAAAGAGCCGAAGAGGCTTATAAGGAGCTTAACGAGAAGGGAAGGGTATCTAAGCTTAAACGTGTTCTGAGTCTGTCGATGAAACTAGCCTTGTTAGCATGTTTCTCCCTATTGCCTATGCTGTATTTAGCTATTGAATCGGGTGTACTGGGTATTGGGTTGTTACTTATCACTTTAATGGCCTTGTTTATCGGTGGAAATCTCGTATTGTCTCGTTTTAAGGTCATAGTGGATAAATGTAAGGGTATTTATTCCAATCCCTTGATGTCATACCTGTATACAGGATACGTCGATGACGTGGCACAGATAGATCTTGCCTTACAGATGCAAAACTCTGAGATGAAAGCCATGCTTGGCCGGGCGTTGGATTCTTGTGAGCAAACGGCTAAAAAGTCGCTGGAGTCGGTGGCTAAGAGTGAGGATGTGAAAACCAATAGTCATTCGTTAACTAAAGAAGTTGAGCAAGTGGCCACAGCCATGCAGGAGATGACGGCTACACTCGGCGACATGGCTTCTAACTGCTCCGATGCTGCAACCTCATCTCAGGCCGCCTCAGAAGAAGCCGATGCAGGGGATAAAATCGTGTCTCAAACTATATCATCGATTCAGTCCTTATCGGAGCAACTGACCAATACCTCTGAAGTGATCACCGAACTCGAAGAGCAGAGTAAGGGGATTGGAACCGTGCTAGATGTGATTCAGAGTATCGCAGAGCAGACAAATCTATTGGCGCTTAATGCGGCTATCGAGGCGGCTAGAGCCGGGGAACAGGGACGAGGCTTTGCCGTTGTTGCCGATGAAGTCAGGGCGTTGGCAAAGAGGACTCATGAATCGACCACAGAAATTCAAACTATGATTAACTTGTTGCAGCAAGGTACGGGCAAGGCTGTACACAGTGTGCATCAAGGCGTCGATTCTGCTCAGTTATGTTCAGAGCAAGCGGATCAGGCTGGCAGTGCGCTGCGAACCATAAGGGATGCGGTGGCATCCATTACCGATATGACTCACCACATTGCCAGCGCGGTAGAGGAGCAGTCCAGTGTGGCCGTTGAGGTCAATCGAAGTGTGGTTACAATTTCAGAACTTAATGGCTCGAGTAATGATCTAGGGGATGAGATGGTGGGCATAAATCATGAGGTTGTCGATAATATCAATTCACAGAAGATGTTGGTCGAGCAGTTCCTGAAGCGTAGTCAGAAGCAGATGTAATCTAATTGCTAAAAGCTGTAATTGAGCTTGGTAATTTGCTATGAATCGCTATTGTGATTAGTTGTTTGGCTAGTAACCGCGTTCGAAGTTGACTTCATAGGAGAGCCGCTCGCCTCTTAGCAGTTTATGGTAGTTATCGGCAAAGATCTCGACCACCTGCTCGGGAAAACTAGGGGCGGCAATATGTGGTGTGATGATAACATTGTCCAGTGACCATATGGGGTGATGTTGGGGCAATGGCTCTTGGTTGAAGACATCTAATATTGCATTTTGGCCGCTGTTTTCTTTTAGCTGTAAGTACAGAGCATCGAGATCCAGTACATCTCCTCTTCCGAGGTTAAATAAAATACCATTGGGTTTTATCAGTGATAAGGTCTGGGCGTTGAGCGTTCCTCTCGTATCTGGCGTGCTTGGAAGTATGCTGGCAATAGCATCAGCCTGAGGCAGATAGTGGGGCAGATTTGATAGGGTATTGACATCATCGAAACCAATCGTTGGCTTAGCGCCTCGGTTTATCCCTGTGACATGCATGCCAAAATGCTTCGCCGTTTTGGCTATATGTTTGGCTATATTGCCCGTTCCAAGCAGAAGTAAATGTTGACCTTGAAGGGTCTTGAAGCTGCCTGGGCGCCAAATTTTCTGCGCTTGTTGCGATCTGTATAGCGTGTGTTCTCTCTGGTGAGCAAGCAGGTATCCAAACAAGTATTCGCTCATCAAGGGGCCGAATATTCCCCTGACATTGGTCAGCCGATAATCTTTTCTTTGGCGCGGCTTGACCAAGGCATCGACGCCAGCTTCGGTCGATTGCATCCAGATGATATGCTTCCCATGAGGCAGTAACGGTGCGGCGAGAGAAGGCTCTGCCAGCCAAATATTGGCTTGTGAAATCTGATGGGTTTCATCACCCAGAATTTCAACCTCTGGCAGATGACAGGATTCCAGTAAAGATCTATATCGCTCATTATCACCGGTGAGTAATAGTAACTTGTATCTCATCTTCACTCCCCTTATTCTACTGAATGATTCTGTCTATGGACCAATTAAGGACCCGAGTGTGGAACATATTATTTCAGTATTTCATCAAGTTGGGTCTTTGCTCTATCCTTGGCTCAATGAGATTTCAACAGCCATTATTGCTTGCTTCTTGATTGTGTTTGGCGCTGATATTAATCGGCTGTTAAGCCGGAAGTTGATCGGACGATCATTTGTATTACGTACGTTAGTCTTTGTTTTGATCAATGCATTTGGTTATGGGCTGTTAATTGTGACTGCTAGTCCCATTCTTGCTAACAAAATGGCTCAAGTGTCGGCCCATTGGTTGTTATTTCTCATCATCGGCTTCTTTATATTTATTGGTATTTGGGCTCAGCGACATAGGAAAATTTAGCCGAGTTTACATATAGTTTAGATTGCGAGTGAGTTTTTGCGTGACAAATTCCGTTTTCATTGTGAGCATCAAGTTAGCGGTACTGGGACTCATTTCCAGTCGAGGTTTAACTAAGACCCTGGTTATATCAGGCTTAAGCTTGCAGAGCCTTCATGGCTCTATCCGGGAAATTAGTAAATATGCCATCTACCCCCATCTTCTGTAACTGAGTCATATCCGATTCATTATCGACTGTGTATACAAAGACTTTTAGCCCACGTGACTGAGCTTGTGTCACACAGTCTTGAGTGAGGAAACTGAGACTCAGATGAAGTGAGTATGCATCGAGCCGGCTGGTTGTTTCCTGACTATTCAAAGCAACACCTTCGAATAAAGGTGCCAGCAGAGCTTGAGGAAAACGCTGGCGGAATGTTGCCAGGAACCCGTGGTGAAAGGATGAAATAATTAACTTGTCTGTGGAGAAATTTAATTGATTGATTAGCTTAGGGTAAGTATCGATAAATATCTCTAAGCAGTTCATTCCTTTGAGTTCTATGTTAACCAGGCAGTTATGCTGGTTTAGATAGCTCATCACCTGCCAAAGAGTGGGGATAGGTTCACCGTCGACTCTGAGGGAGTCGAGATAACTGCGACTCACCTCTTCTATTAAGCCTGTGCCATTGCTCTTGTTATCTAAGCGACGGTCGTGGAAAACATAGAGTTCACCTTCAACATTATGAATATCGAACTCGATGGCACGCGCGCCTAATTCGATCGCTTTTTTCATGGCCGCCAGGGTATTTTCCGGCGCGTATCCACTGGCACCTCTATGGGCAAAAATAATCATTAGCTTCTGATGACTCCCTGAGCTTCTTTACTCTGAGTGTTATTGATATGTACTTCCAGTTGTGGATATGCGAGTTCCAGTTGGTTTTCTTGAAGTTTCTTACTGATGGCTTTATGTAATTTATGACGAAGAGGCCAACGGGTATTCATATCTTTGGCATAGGCTCTGACTTCATAGTCTTGGGTGTGTTTACCAAATCCCGCAAACCAGACTTCAGGCTCAGGGCTTTCTAATGCATCATCACATCCTTTTACAGCTTGATATAGAGCCGCTTCGACCCTAGCGGGATCAGAGTCTCTCGCGACAGAAACATAGACGATAACGCGTGTGATAGGGTCTGAGAGGGACCAGTTGATGAGTTGTTCGGTAATAAACGCCTTATTGGGGATGATGATCTCTTTCCTATCCCAGTCAATGATGGTCGTTGCACGGATCTGAATTTTACTCACGGTACCCGTG
Coding sequences:
- the parE gene encoding DNA topoisomerase IV subunit B — protein: MTNQYTSDAIEVLNGLDPVKRRPGMYTDTTRPNHLGQEVIDNSVDEALAGHATKIEITLHKDNSLEVIDDGRGMPVDIHPEEGISGVELILTKLHAGGKFSNDNYQFSGGLHGVGISVVNALSSRVEITVRRSGIVYDIAFENGDMVEELRETGTCGRRNTGTRVHFWPIPSYFDSANFSVSKLTYLLKAKAVLCPGLKIKFTNKQTDEVQEWFYESGLTDYLQSSVKDALMLPEEPFIGSLQGNNEAVDWAITWLPEGGEYLNESYVNLIPTPLGGTHVNGFRQGLLESMREFCEFRNLMPRGVKLTPEDIWDRSSFILSIKLLDPQFSGQTKEKLSSRQSAAFVSGIVRDAFSLWLNTNTEQAMALAEMCINNAHKRLKSAKKVARKKVTSGPALPGKLTDCSGQDPMRGELFLVEGDSAGGSAKQARDREFQAIMPLRGKILNTWEVDASQVLASQEVHDISVAIGCDPDCSDISELRYGKICILADADSDGLHIATLLCALFMKHYKILVEKGHIYVAMPPLFRIDVGKEIFYALDEAEKQGILDRIAAEKKKGKVQVTRFKGLGEMNPLQLRETTMDPNTRRLVQLTIDDVEDTIALMDMLLAKKRSGDRKIWLESKGDLADI
- a CDS encoding glycerophosphodiester phosphodiesterase yields the protein MIIFAHRGASGYAPENTLAAMKKAIELGARAIEFDIHNVEGELYVFHDRRLDNKSNGTGLIEEVSRSYLDSLRVDGEPIPTLWQVMSYLNQHNCLVNIELKGMNCLEIFIDTYPKLINQLNFSTDKLIISSFHHGFLATFRQRFPQALLAPLFEGVALNSQETTSRLDAYSLHLSLSFLTQDCVTQAQSRGLKVFVYTVDNESDMTQLQKMGVDGIFTNFPDRAMKALQA
- a CDS encoding PQQ-dependent sugar dehydrogenase encodes the protein MLLNQKKNQRRWSLLLAYVAVLFSPNLLATQPMMITVTKGFGLTLYASGLGDAKQMALGDKGTLFVGSHKKGTIVALVDSNADGRVDKRYTVAKGLDNPEAIAFHLGDLYVAVDEKIVRFVDIENRLRRPGRGKEVYDRLPGQTNKSRRAMHFGPDGRLYVAVGAPCNVCEAVAPFGSIIAIDMETGSSEQVATGIRSVTGFDWSPTDDALWFADLGRDWMGDRLPPDEINRLEKTGEHFGFPYIHAASVIEPAYDKPKNLKITLPNFELPAHVSPMGLHFYRGQAFPAKYHNQMFVAENGSWNRSSKIGYQVVMLEIEQQKVVKRSTVVSFLDGGFPVARPYALLTAPDGAMYISDDLKGNIYRLYYKDIVKKETEQAAQAEENEK
- a CDS encoding methyl-accepting chemotaxis protein; its protein translation is MRQNLPVTQKNYDYPSDWILLSTTDTSSMIKYANHSFCEVAGFSLDELMGEPHNLVRHPDMPPQAFEDLWNTINGGNPWKGLVKNRCANGDHYWVDAFVTPIAENGKVIEFQSIRSKPKNEQVQRAEEAYKELNEKGRVSKLKRVLSLSMKLALLACFSLLPMLYLAIESGVLGIGLLLITLMALFIGGNLVLSRFKVIVDKCKGIYSNPLMSYLYTGYVDDVAQIDLALQMQNSEMKAMLGRALDSCEQTAKKSLESVAKSEDVKTNSHSLTKEVEQVATAMQEMTATLGDMASNCSDAATSSQAASEEADAGDKIVSQTISSIQSLSEQLTNTSEVITELEEQSKGIGTVLDVIQSIAEQTNLLALNAAIEAARAGEQGRGFAVVADEVRALAKRTHESTTEIQTMINLLQQGTGKAVHSVHQGVDSAQLCSEQADQAGSALRTIRDAVASITDMTHHIASAVEEQSSVAVEVNRSVVTISELNGSSNDLGDEMVGINHEVVDNINSQKMLVEQFLKRSQKQM
- a CDS encoding bacterioferritin-associated ferredoxin produces the protein MYVCLCFAVTDTQIKEAVSQGDVSLADVKKRLGVGSQCGKCTKMAGQIIQRQLDIEPNFYEVA
- a CDS encoding D-2-hydroxyacid dehydrogenase → MRYKLLLLTGDNERYRSLLESCHLPEVEILGDETHQISQANIWLAEPSLAAPLLPHGKHIIWMQSTEAGVDALVKPRQRKDYRLTNVRGIFGPLMSEYLFGYLLAHQREHTLYRSQQAQKIWRPGSFKTLQGQHLLLLGTGNIAKHIAKTAKHFGMHVTGINRGAKPTIGFDDVNTLSNLPHYLPQADAIASILPSTPDTRGTLNAQTLSLIKPNGILFNLGRGDVLDLDALYLQLKENSGQNAILDVFNQEPLPQHHPIWSLDNVIITPHIAAPSFPEQVVEIFADNYHKLLRGERLSYEVNFERGY
- a CDS encoding DUF3392 domain-containing protein — encoded protein: MEHIISVFHQVGSLLYPWLNEISTAIIACFLIVFGADINRLLSRKLIGRSFVLRTLVFVLINAFGYGLLIVTASPILANKMAQVSAHWLLFLIIGFFIFIGIWAQRHRKI